A stretch of DNA from Methanocalculus natronophilus:
ATCCTCGGAGATCCGCCCCTCACGAATACCCCTCTCTAGAGACCTATCAGCAAGTTTGTAATAGTTCTCTGTTGTGTGGTGGAACCTATCATTCTCCATACTATTATATCGCTCCCTCTTATCTTAATACTTTCGTAGGGAATTATAACTTTAGGTTTAAGTTCCCGCCCGAGGCTTAATTTGCCCATCGTTTCTTTTTTTGTCGTCATAAATTCGTTAGATTGTATTCTGATTGTTTTAATAAGCTCATCGATGAATCGGGAAGCATTTTGGACTTCTTTTGAAAGAAGCTCGTAGGTTTCTGGATCTAATGATAGATGCATCCGCTGGCGAATACGCTCAGGGCGTGTCCATTTTGTCTTTTTAACACCATTAATCAATTATTTCTCACTGGATACACATACGTGCATATCAGGAAGCGCGATAAGGAAAAATATGAAACTCGCCTACGCAAAACCTCACCCCGTCTCCCCCTCATCCCGACCCCTGAAAACCTCCTTTGCCGCCGCCATTCCATTGAGGGCAGCAGGGAATCCTGCATACACCGCCATCTGAATGATGACCTCACGTATCTCGTCCCTCGTGCAGCCAACAGCAAGTGCCATATCAATATGGGTCCTGAGTTGTACCGGGGCTGTACCGAGAGCCGTAAGAGCGGCAACAGTCGCAAGCTGGCGTGTTCGGAGATCGAGTCCGGGGCGGGAGAGCACATCACCATACGCAAACGCAACCGTCATCCTGGTGAGATCAGGTGACATATCATCCAGTTGATGAAGCATCGCCTGCACCGATTCGCCACCCATCTTCTCGAGTTGGGCGAGCCCTTTGTTGTATCGTTCCTCTGACATCAGGATGATGAATACCACTTGTGGACAGAAAAAAATTCGGATCTTCTGATACCTTCTTATGGCAGCATTTCCGATCAATGATGGAATGAATATCCCAGACAGCCTATATGCATTCGACAATGCCCAGAGCTATTGATTTTCTATGGTATTCAGATTGTAGTCACCGGATTTGGTACTACCGCAGAATGATCTGAGGTACTGGTCATCATTGTTTGTACAAGCACAGGGGCGTTTACCAAATTATTTACTATTATGAGATCAGATGAACGATCTGATCATGTCGGATAGAGAGGTGTATGCATATCTCATCACGGGCCTGGTTCTGCTCCTCATCGGTCTCCTCGCCCCAATACTCTACTCCTTTATCCCTGAGCACCTTCAGGAGCCGATCAACTTTATCGCTTTCTTCTTAGCTCTCTTTATTGTTGTTTTTGTCGCAATCGGGCCAAGAGGGGGCTGACATCTGACTCATCCTTTCGGCTGATGGAAGGTCCGGTATGGATCGGTGTAGCTATCTCGTCGAGGCCAAATAATCTTATCCCCGGACACCAGCAATAGCCGAAGGTGTCATACTTGAAAAGCTTTCCCCTGAAAGAAATTCTTTCACCTTCATCCATGTATCTTCAATAATTGATACGATCGGTTCCAGAACACTCATCGGTTTATCAACAATCTGCCTCTCTAAATGTAAGCTGTTTCCCCCCTCGACAACCTGCCTACCCCCGTGATCTAATTGAACGATCACTTCAGATCCATCATCTGCGTAGACAGTATCGCCTGCCATTAATCTCTCCCCAACGGTTGCACTCATAACCCGGTTCTGTCTCTGAATATACCCTTTTCCTCGAACGTAGGTTATTCTCCCAACTTCAACATCATCTCCATCTGGTAGAAGAATTCTATCAAGAACTTTCGGGCGGACATCGGTCGCTTCAGGGGTCGGTTTTGGTAATAGGGAGCTGCCTCCCCGTTCAAACACTATCGCCGTACCTCCGGTACCACCACTAAACATTGTCTCACCTCTATCAGCCAATGAAACAGTGGCAAAAGATCCCGGACCAAGAATCAGAACATTATATTCCAAAATGCTATCACCAGTTTTGGCGGGTTGGGCGCTCATGCCCCGTGTTATAGAAACTGAGTATCCTCCACTCGAATCATCCGGGGCATGTGTGATCGACACTACTCGTCCAAGTACCGATTCATCAGTCCAGACCTGTAATGTCGTATGAGATCCGGTCTGGGCTGACACGGGCAGAGCGCAGGTACAAACAAGAGCAGTGATTAAGACCAACATGCAAATCTTCGTAAAAATGTTCATAAAAAAGAGAAAGGCGGTAAACTAATAAATAATTAACTCAATTGCCACTTATTTTCTGAGTATCCTGTTAACTCTACAATGGCACATTAGCTCACCATAATCCTATCCCCGCCCCTGAAATCCCCTATGAATCCGAGTCAAGCGATGCGATTGGTTGAATGAGCGTTCCTTTCTTCACAGAGTGGTTAAACCTCCTCTCAATGCCACCCTCTCGAAAAGGCTATCCGCTTCAAAATCCTACAATAGATCTGAGCCCGGAGCTAACATTATATGTTGACACACACAATCCTGGCTCCAATGCCTTTCTCAGGTTAAAACCCGTTTTTTCCTCTTCATTTTACATTTACGCGAATTAATCCTGTTTTTTTC
This window harbors:
- a CDS encoding carboxymuconolactone decarboxylase family protein, whose protein sequence is MSEERYNKGLAQLEKMGGESVQAMLHQLDDMSPDLTRMTVAFAYGDVLSRPGLDLRTRQLATVAALTALGTAPVQLRTHIDMALAVGCTRDEIREVIIQMAVYAGFPAALNGMAAAKEVFRGRDEGETG